The DNA sequence CAAAGGATACCTATAGAATATCGCTTGCCGCATATAAAGAATAATAAATGCACACTTCATTTTTTTGAAGTGTGCATTTTTATAATCTTAATGCTGGCTTTGTCTTCTTTTTGCAATATAGCGATATACAAAGATGATAAGTGCAATTGCGATGATGGCATACATAATGTATGAGTAGGTGTGCATGACGTTTAAAATATCGTGCCAGTTATCACTGAGTGATTTGCCTAAGTAGATCAGACCGAAGTTCCAAATGGTTGTACCGATTAATGAAAGTGTCGCAAATGTAACGATGTTCATTTTGTTGACGCCGGCAGGAATTGTGATTAATACACGCAAGACTGGAACGAAGCGGCAGATAAAGACTGCAATCGGTCCGTATTTTTTAAACCATGCATTAGCACGTTCGACATCTTTGCCTTTAAGTTTAATCCATTTACCGTATTTATCGACAAAGCGGTATAGTTTTTGTTCGTTGACAAGGCTGCAGATATAGTAAAGGACTAATAAGCCGATGAATGAGGCAACAGTCGCAATAATCAGCAGCATCCAAATAGAAATGTGTGATTTAGCAGCTAAAACACCTGCAAAAGTTAAAACGATCTCTGAAGGCACAAAGGGCAGAATATTTTCTGAAAGAATCAAAATGAAGATTGCAATATACCCAAAGCGCGAGATAAAGTCTGTCAGTAGTTGTTCCATGGTAAATAGCAGTGCTCCTTTAGTTTTATATATCGATTAAATATGTAGTGTATATGTATCGTGATGGGTTGTGTTTTTATGTGTCTAATTTTCATTGTACTAAAAATAGAAACGAATAACATCCAATTAGATATTCCTATAGTAAAAAAGTTAAAGGATAGATTATTTCATTGCATGCATATCTAAAATATATTTTTAAAAAATCTAATGCCGAGTGCAGAATTCGGATAAAAGACAAGTGTGATAAGACTTAGGATTATCAGGATATATCTGTTTGTAATAATATTGTGTAATGCTTAACGTTCATATTTTTGTAAAAAAGTTATTGTTAACGGTTTCAATTAGTGGTAATATTTACTAGAATAACTTAGGTCATATGATGACCTAATGTATCTTTATTACAGAAAGTTGGGATATCTATGAGTGAAAGAAAGAGTAACGTACGTTGGTTCTTCGCTTTTGCATTCTTTATTATCGGGGTTATTGCTTATATGGACAGATCTAACATCTCGTTGATTGCGGCACCTATGATGGAAGATTTACATATGACGAAGGCTCAATTTGGTCTATTGGCAACATTCTTCTCAGCGGGTTATGCCATCATGCAAGTTCCATCGGGGATTTTAGCGGAGAAATTCGGTCCGCGTAAAATGTTGACGATTGCTTTGATTTGGTGGAGTGCCTTCACGATCTTAACTGGTCTTGTGAAGAACCACGGTTTATTATATACAGTCCGTTTCTTATTCGGAGTTGGGGAAGCGCCGATGTATCCATCAAATGCAGTGTTTAACTCTTATTGGTTTACACGTAACGAAAAAGGACGTGCATCGAGTGCATTATTAGCCGGTTCATATTTCGGTCCGGTAATTGCGCCGATTGTGACAGTATGGATTGTCAGCATGTTTAATTGGCAAGCAGTCTTTTATATCTTTGGTGCGGTAGGTTTTGTAATTGCGTTATTATGGGTAATTATCGCAAAAGACTTGCCAGAGCAGCATAAAATGGTCAATGAAGCAGAAAAACGCTATATCATGGAAGGTCGTGATGTAGTAGATACAGGTGACAAACAATCTGCACCTTGGAGTGCTTTCTTTAAACATTTCAGTTTCTATGCAATTGCGATTCAGTACTTTGTTGTACAATTTATCGTTGGTTTATTCTTAATTTGGCTGCCAACGTATGTAATGGAACAATATCACGTGAAATACACAGCTTTAGGTATTTTAACCGGTGTACCATGGTTAGCAATGTTTATTTGTATCATGGCAGCAGGTGCGATCTCAGATAAAATTTTACAATCAGGAAAATCACGTTTTGTGGCACGCGGTACGATTGCGATTATCGGTTTAGTAGTTTTCGGTATCGGTTTATTATTTGCGATCCGCAGTGAAGTCTTAGAAGTCAACATTGCTTGGTTAGCTGTATGCTTAAGCGGTATGGGTATCGCAACAGGAATGAGCTGGGCAGCTGCTGCAGATATCGGACGCAACTTCTCAGGTACAGTATCAGGCTGGATGAACTTATGGGGTAATGTCGGTGCGATGTTAAGTCCGTTAATTGCGGGTATTTTAGCAGAATTAATCGGCTGGACTTGGACATTGCAGTCATTATTGATTTTAATTGCAGTTGCTGTATTTATGTGGTTCTTTGTTAAACCGGATGAACCGCTTGTGGTCGATAAATCAAAATTGTAATTTGACAAAAACATAAGCTTTATACAAGATTTAGTCAATAAGGTCATGTTATTATAGGTCAGTGTAAGGGGCTTGCTTATAGAACATGGCCTGTTTGTATGTATTCACTTTGCGTTTGATAATAGATGCAATTATGTTATGTATGGTTGATAGGTACATTTTTGGGGAAAATGTAACATGTTGATTTTATATAATTATAGAGAGGTATAGAAATATGATTACAGTTATTGTTAATACAAAAGTAAGCGACATGAACTACGACAGATACTTAGAGCTGATGGGGCAGCTTGTCGCAGCTTCGCAAGCAGAAGCATCCAACCATAGTTATGAGCATTATGAAAATGCGAATATTCCTAATTCCTTTGCGATTATTGAGCAATGGAGTTGCGAAGAAGGTTTCGAAAATCATAAAAAGTCAGATCATTTCCAAGTATATTGGAAAGAAGTTGTACAGTTATGTTTAGATGAACCGAAAATTACAGTGTTCGATGATGCGGAAGCATTGTCAGAAAAGTAAGCGTAATGCAAGGCAGCCTGCATCTTTAATGCTATAATAGAGATTAATAAAGGAAAGATACGATGTCAGCAAATTCGTATTTATAAGGAGATTGAAAGTTATGATTTACCAACATGGAACGTTAGCAACGTTAATGGCCGGAATGCTGCAAGGAACTGTTTCAATTAATGATATGCTGGAACAGGGCGATATGGGTATCGGTACGTTAACAGGTTGCGACGGTGAAGTTATATT is a window from the Staphylococcus sp. IVB6181 genome containing:
- a CDS encoding DedA family protein, translating into MEQLLTDFISRFGYIAIFILILSENILPFVPSEIVLTFAGVLAAKSHISIWMLLIIATVASFIGLLVLYYICSLVNEQKLYRFVDKYGKWIKLKGKDVERANAWFKKYGPIAVFICRFVPVLRVLITIPAGVNKMNIVTFATLSLIGTTIWNFGLIYLGKSLSDNWHDILNVMHTYSYIMYAIIAIALIIFVYRYIAKRRQSQH
- a CDS encoding MFS transporter, translating into MSERKSNVRWFFAFAFFIIGVIAYMDRSNISLIAAPMMEDLHMTKAQFGLLATFFSAGYAIMQVPSGILAEKFGPRKMLTIALIWWSAFTILTGLVKNHGLLYTVRFLFGVGEAPMYPSNAVFNSYWFTRNEKGRASSALLAGSYFGPVIAPIVTVWIVSMFNWQAVFYIFGAVGFVIALLWVIIAKDLPEQHKMVNEAEKRYIMEGRDVVDTGDKQSAPWSAFFKHFSFYAIAIQYFVVQFIVGLFLIWLPTYVMEQYHVKYTALGILTGVPWLAMFICIMAAGAISDKILQSGKSRFVARGTIAIIGLVVFGIGLLFAIRSEVLEVNIAWLAVCLSGMGIATGMSWAAAADIGRNFSGTVSGWMNLWGNVGAMLSPLIAGILAELIGWTWTLQSLLILIAVAVFMWFFVKPDEPLVVDKSKL
- a CDS encoding putative quinol monooxygenase, which encodes MITVIVNTKVSDMNYDRYLELMGQLVAASQAEASNHSYEHYENANIPNSFAIIEQWSCEEGFENHKKSDHFQVYWKEVVQLCLDEPKITVFDDAEALSEK